The DNA sequence TTCACCTACGACGAGCTCGACCGCTGCGTGCGCGGCACCGGCCCGCGCGGGTTCCTCAGCTACACCTTCGCCTACGACAAGGAAAACCGCGTCAACCGCGCGACCGACTCGCTCGGGCACACCACCACCTACGAGCTCAACGAGGAGTTCCAGCTCGTCCGCGAGACCGACCCGCTCGGCGGCGTCACGGCCTACGAGTGGGACCGCCACGACCGCCTGCTCGCCTACACCGACGCGCTGGGCCGCGTCACCCGCTACGGCTACGACGAACAGGGCCTGCGCACCTCGGAAACCCTGCCGGACGGGAGCGTCCGCGGCGTCCGCTACGACGGGCGCGGCCGCCCCGCCGCCACGGTCGAACCCGGCGGCGCGACCTGGACGTACGCCTACGACGCCGGCGGCCGGCTCGTCGCGGCCACCGACCCGGCGGGCGGGGTCCGCCGCTACGGCTACGGCCCGCGCGGCGCGCTCACGACGTTCACCGACGAGGAAGGCCGGCGCACCGGCGTCGAGTGCGACGCGCTCGGCAAGCCGCTGACGGTCCTCGACCCGGCCGGCGGCCGCACGGCCTACGCCTACGACCCGCTGGGCCGCGTCGTGTCGATCACCGACCCGGCCGGGCACACGACGAACCTCGCCTGGACGGTCGAGGGCGAGCTGTGGAAACGCGTCGCGCCGGACGGGTCCGTGGAGCGCTTCACCTACGACGGCGAGATCAACGCGGTCGAGCGGACCGACGCCGCGGGCGCGGTGACCCGGACCGACTTCGGCCCGTTCGACCTGCCCGTGTGCGAGATCGCCCCGGACGGCAGCCGGACCCGGTTCGCCTACGACACCGAACTGCGCCTCGTCTCGGTCACCAACGCGAGCGGCGCCCAGTGGCGGATCGACTACGACGCCGCCGGGCGCGTGGTCGGGGAGACGGACTTCGACGGCCGGGTCGTCACCTACGTGCGGGACGCGGCCGGGCAGCTGCTCGAGAGCAGCAAGGGCGGCGAACCCACCACCTACACCTGGGACGCGCTGGGCCGGCTGACCGGCAAGCGGCACGGCGACGACGTCACCACCTACGCCTACGACGCCGCCGGGCGGCTGGTGCGCGCGGTGACCGCCGACGCCGACCTCACCCTGACCTACGACGCGCTCGGCCGGGTCGTGGCCGAGACCTGCAACGGGCGGGAAGTCCGGTCCGCCTACGACCGCAGCGGCCTGCGGACCGCCCGCCGCACCGCGTCGGGCGTCGAAAGCACCTGGACCTACGACGCGGCGAGCGCGCCGACCGGGCTGGTCACGGCCGGCCGGTCGATCCGGTTCGCCTACGACGCCGCCGGCCGGGAGATCGGCCGCGTCTTCGGCCGGACGACGCTGTTCCAGGCGTGGGACGCCAACGACCGGCTGGTCGAACAGGTCCTCACGGCCGAGGGCGGCCACCCGCTGCAGCGGCGCGCCTACGAGCACCGGGCGGACGACGTGCTCGCCGGCGTCGACGACCTGCTCGCCGGGCGCACCGACTTCGACCTCGACCGGCTGGGCCGGATCACCGGCCTGCGCCGGCCCGGCGGCGCCGAGCGCTACGCCTACGACCAGGCCGGCAATGTCACCGCGGCGGAGTGGGGCGCGCACCCCGCGGGCGGCGTCCGCGAGTACGCCGGCACCCTGCTGCAGCGGGCCGGCGAGGTGGGCTACCGGTACGACGAGCACGGCCGCCTGACCTGGCGGCAGCAGCCCGGCACCGAGGCCGGCTGGACGTTCGGCTGGAACGGGGACGACCGGCTCGTCCAGGTGCGGACGCCGGACGGGCGGGTCTGGCGCTACGCCTACGACGCGCTGGGCCGCCGGGTCGCCAAGCGCCTGCTCGACCCGGCCGGCGAGACGGTCGCCGACGAGACCGTCTTCGTCTGGGACGGCGTGCTGCCGGCCGAGGAGATCGTCACGACCGCGGGTGTGCCGTCCCGGACCACGACGTGGGACTGGGAGCAGGACCGGCCGGTGCCGGTCAGCGTGCTGGACCGCCGGCACGGCACGGACGGCGCGCTCGACGAGCGGTTCCACGCCGTCGTCGCCGACCTCGTCGGCGGCCCGGCCGAGCTGGTGGACGAGGCCGGGCAGCTCGCCTGGCACTCGACGCAGTCGCTGTGGGGGGTCGGGACCGCGGGCGCGTCGCCGACCCCGCTGCGGTTCCCCGGCCAGTACTTCGACGCCGAGACGGGCCTGCACTACAACGTGAACCGGTACTACGAGCCGGAGACCGGGCGCTACATCAGCCCGGACCCGATCGGGCTGGGCGGTGGCACCAACCCGCACGCCTACGTGCGCAACCCGACCGGCTGGCTCGACCCGGTCGGCCTCAAGGGCGGGAAGTGCAAGGGCGGCAAGGCGAACAACCCGGTGCTGGCCAACAACCGGCCGGGCCAGCCGGTGTTCCACGGCAACGCCAACGTCCCGGTCACCGAGATCAGCGACAAGAAGTTCGTCGGCATCCTGGAGAACCTCGCCAACGGGCGCGGGGAGGGCTCACGCCGGGCGAAGGAACTCCTCAAGCAGATGCAGGAAGGCC is a window from the Amycolatopsis sp. NBC_00355 genome containing:
- a CDS encoding RHS repeat-associated core domain-containing protein, yielding MANPLVAETKDSTKAYSGVSLLESAADLKSAIESGDWASVAMGAVGTALDALSMAMDPFGAVLAAGVGWLMEHVGPLKEALNGLTGNADEIAAQSETWKNIATELGSIGEDLTGMVKADTVSWTGPAGDSYRQRADDTVTLLNTAQKGCEGASSGVKTAGEVVAAVRALVRDIIAELIGHLISWALQVVFTLGIGLTWVVPQVIGAVAKTASKIADLVKRLVTALKALVPLLKRAGDLFSDAAKALRNIKPGKAAPPPKSIDIKGNPKGLDGPKGKGGPDAPPPKTDPPPKGGDSTSPSGDKGDGTSTSGAKGGGPDAPPKSDPPPASKGPDDTPSSNGGTTPSGGGKGPDGGPKGDGGKPKDGGLSKDNNAPKENSTPIDCRPGSGDPIDMTTGRMMLAQTDVEIDGVLALVLDRSHFSGYRSGVHFGRSWASTADQRLEFGADRVDFAAEDGTLLIFPVPGADGVTPVEGPRWPLRRLGDEYLLAQPDRGRTLHFATGGAVRWLSAISDADANRIDFDRDEHGVLREVRHSAGHRIAVTTVDGRVTEFASAGVTLARFTYDDRAHLVEVVNSSGRPYRFAYDESDRITGWQDRNGWGYGFTYDELDRCVRGTGPRGFLSYTFAYDKENRVNRATDSLGHTTTYELNEEFQLVRETDPLGGVTAYEWDRHDRLLAYTDALGRVTRYGYDEQGLRTSETLPDGSVRGVRYDGRGRPAATVEPGGATWTYAYDAGGRLVAATDPAGGVRRYGYGPRGALTTFTDEEGRRTGVECDALGKPLTVLDPAGGRTAYAYDPLGRVVSITDPAGHTTNLAWTVEGELWKRVAPDGSVERFTYDGEINAVERTDAAGAVTRTDFGPFDLPVCEIAPDGSRTRFAYDTELRLVSVTNASGAQWRIDYDAAGRVVGETDFDGRVVTYVRDAAGQLLESSKGGEPTTYTWDALGRLTGKRHGDDVTTYAYDAAGRLVRAVTADADLTLTYDALGRVVAETCNGREVRSAYDRSGLRTARRTASGVESTWTYDAASAPTGLVTAGRSIRFAYDAAGREIGRVFGRTTLFQAWDANDRLVEQVLTAEGGHPLQRRAYEHRADDVLAGVDDLLAGRTDFDLDRLGRITGLRRPGGAERYAYDQAGNVTAAEWGAHPAGGVREYAGTLLQRAGEVGYRYDEHGRLTWRQQPGTEAGWTFGWNGDDRLVQVRTPDGRVWRYAYDALGRRVAKRLLDPAGETVADETVFVWDGVLPAEEIVTTAGVPSRTTTWDWEQDRPVPVSVLDRRHGTDGALDERFHAVVADLVGGPAELVDEAGQLAWHSTQSLWGVGTAGASPTPLRFPGQYFDAETGLHYNVNRYYEPETGRYISPDPIGLGGGTNPHAYVRNPTGWLDPVGLKGGKCKGGKANNPVLANNRPGQPVFHGNANVPVTEISDKKFVGILENLANGRGEGSRRAKELLKQMQEGRGWQQTAGIHQGGLGGAAGGADPRPHITVNVGGRGYHVHVGSSNGGLFAQDITPNPIR